A DNA window from Leptolyngbya sp. CCY15150 contains the following coding sequences:
- a CDS encoding response regulator transcription factor encodes MKILLVEDDPAQLKPIHSALIKAGHIVDAVLDGETAQWLVSDRSYDLLVLDWMLPHISGIELCQQYRRLGKTTPVLFLTAKDEILDKITGLDAGADDYLVKPVNLNEFLARVRALGRRSPLWVSDRLSLGDLDLNLSTLTLTRQDKTVNLSGREFQLMEYLLRHPQQVLTRDQIEQALWEWDRQPESKAVAILVHRVRQRLQSLQADHWLQTIYGMGYRLMIPETEQ; translated from the coding sequence ATGAAAATTTTGTTGGTTGAGGACGATCCTGCTCAGCTCAAGCCTATTCATAGTGCGCTGATCAAGGCAGGGCATATTGTAGATGCTGTCTTGGATGGGGAAACAGCTCAGTGGTTAGTGAGCGATCGCAGCTATGACTTACTTGTGCTCGATTGGATGCTTCCTCACATCAGCGGCATCGAGCTATGCCAGCAGTATCGTCGTTTAGGTAAAACAACTCCCGTTTTATTTCTGACAGCAAAAGATGAAATTCTAGATAAAATTACAGGCCTCGATGCTGGAGCTGATGATTATTTAGTTAAGCCAGTTAACCTCAATGAATTCCTGGCGCGGGTGCGGGCATTGGGACGGCGATCGCCCTTATGGGTAAGCGATCGCCTATCGTTGGGCGATCTAGACCTCAATCTCAGCACCCTTACATTGACCCGCCAAGACAAAACAGTCAATTTATCAGGTCGGGAGTTTCAGCTTATGGAATATTTGCTGCGACACCCTCAGCAGGTGTTAACTCGCGATCAAATTGAGCAAGCCCTATGGGAATGGGATAGACAGCCAGAAAGCAAAGCCGTTGCTATTTTGGTGCATCGGGTGCGCCAGCGTCTACAAAGTCTTCAGGCAGACCACTGGCTGCAAACGATCTATGGAATGGGCTATCGGTTGATGATTCCTGAAACGGAGCAGTAA
- a CDS encoding ATP-binding protein — MFVSSRLNLARWFTLSMGSILVVFASVLYTREASDRLHVFDQTLYSTGQVVASGAEEIVYGDIRQIDLENAPLLGSDSLRLDTDILWARWYTPDKQLLQFMGDIPPHTLDQDLGFQTLMVSEAEQLDRLRQLTLPVYREGRLLGYLQLAASLDPVEHPLQELRLFLVLGVPITLIVIAGAGWILGGMAMQPIRLSYQRLQQFTADASHELRTPLAAIVSNAQVALMEPISLEEQTACLKIISEVSESMGDLVERLLFLARYQGDVPSQVFQTLDICHLLASIAADYASQASGLGVQFEADLPSAPCHLQAEPDLLRQAVVNLLDNAFRYTSAGGTIRLSCRGQGSWLSLQVHDSGIGIAAEDLPHIFERFYRVNKVRSRHSGGYGLGLAIVRQIIDLHHGYITVSSIPMKGTQFEIRLPLNQAMAS, encoded by the coding sequence ATGTTTGTAAGCAGTCGGCTCAATCTAGCCCGTTGGTTTACCCTATCCATGGGTAGCATCCTCGTCGTTTTTGCTAGTGTTCTCTACACAAGAGAAGCAAGCGATCGCCTGCATGTTTTCGATCAGACTCTCTACAGCACGGGTCAGGTCGTTGCCTCTGGAGCTGAAGAGATTGTGTATGGAGATATTCGCCAGATTGATTTAGAAAATGCTCCCCTTCTAGGTAGTGATTCTCTTCGCTTAGATACTGATATTCTATGGGCTCGTTGGTATACGCCCGACAAGCAACTATTACAGTTCATGGGAGATATTCCTCCCCATACTTTAGACCAGGACTTAGGTTTCCAAACCTTAATGGTATCAGAAGCAGAACAGCTAGATAGATTACGACAGCTCACCTTGCCAGTCTATCGAGAAGGACGATTACTCGGTTATCTTCAACTAGCTGCATCTCTTGATCCAGTAGAGCATCCATTGCAGGAACTCCGTTTATTTCTAGTGCTTGGTGTGCCAATAACGCTGATTGTGATTGCCGGGGCGGGATGGATATTGGGTGGTATGGCTATGCAGCCCATTCGGTTGTCATACCAACGGCTACAGCAGTTTACCGCTGATGCTTCCCATGAACTACGAACACCACTAGCCGCGATTGTGAGCAATGCTCAGGTAGCCTTGATGGAGCCCATTTCACTAGAAGAGCAGACTGCTTGCCTTAAAATAATTTCCGAGGTCAGTGAGTCGATGGGAGATTTGGTCGAGCGATTGCTATTCTTAGCTCGCTACCAAGGAGACGTACCCTCTCAGGTGTTTCAAACCCTGGATATATGCCACTTACTGGCTTCCATAGCGGCTGATTATGCCTCTCAAGCATCCGGGTTAGGTGTGCAGTTTGAGGCGGATCTACCCTCCGCTCCATGCCACCTGCAGGCAGAACCAGATTTACTCCGTCAAGCTGTAGTGAACTTGCTCGACAACGCCTTTCGTTATACATCGGCAGGGGGCACCATTCGCTTGAGCTGTCGCGGACAAGGCTCTTGGCTGTCTCTTCAGGTGCATGATTCGGGAATTGGCATCGCAGCAGAGGATCTACCTCATATCTTTGAACGGTTTTATCGGGTCAATAAAGTGCGATCGCGGCATTCGGGGGGCTATGGGCTAGGATTGGCGATCGTCCGGCAAATTATTGATCTCCATCATGGATATATTACCGTCTCCAGTATACCCATGAAAGGGACACAGTTTGAAATTCGCTTACCTCTCAATCAAGCCATGGCATCTTGA
- a CDS encoding OB-fold nucleic acid binding domain-containing protein has translation MKLLLGIGSAALMTLASASVSFAQETIRDLRSTNTLTLSGEVMRIMGDDFVLDDGTGQILVDAESYAIRQAGLSLGDTVTVTGTYDDHDFEAISITPDGGEIIYIFDD, from the coding sequence ATGAAACTTTTACTAGGAATTGGCTCTGCCGCACTGATGACCCTAGCTTCTGCCTCTGTCAGCTTTGCACAGGAAACAATTCGAGACCTGCGTAGCACAAATACCCTGACCCTATCTGGCGAGGTTATGCGGATCATGGGCGATGATTTTGTCCTCGATGATGGTACCGGGCAAATTTTGGTGGATGCTGAGTCTTATGCGATTCGGCAAGCTGGATTATCCCTTGGAGATACAGTCACCGTGACTGGCACCTATGATGATCACGACTTTGAGGCGATTAGCATTACGCCAGATGGTGGAGAAATCATCTATATCTTTGATGATTAA